The following are encoded together in the Brassica napus cultivar Da-Ae chromosome A9, Da-Ae, whole genome shotgun sequence genome:
- the LOC106366008 gene encoding uncharacterized protein LOC106366008 isoform X1 has protein sequence MFLGPSPPHTPLLNRRNNHKPPHATVSSALPDLFLAAFSLLFLWSSPKPLVSLPPNRLSFPLTPRRRSTASMSRLSPPHPPPPPQRFANAQSLSDWLESRLPSDSFAAWGVKPGTKNVHNLWLELSDGETSLADSTPPVRTVNVVTVRVIGEDGKVLVESHQELSDGSVRERFRPLSEKMKPEETPDEAVFRAIKEELGSIFNGENDVGERIKILPGTYSRRVEERNSLSYPGLPARYALHSVDATVRGLPEEDFCTEEKEYGGESKEDSEETRAVGKAVTVKRHYWKWVSPSLIFWPHRSNPD, from the exons ATGTTCCTCGGCCCATCTCCACCGCACACGCCTCTCCTAAACCGCCGTAACAACCACAAACCTCCTCACGCAACCGTCTCCTCCGCCCTTCCTGACCTCTTCCTCGCAGCGttctctctcctcttcctctGGTCTTCCCCCAAACCTCTCGTCTCCCTCCCTCCCAACAGACTCTCCTTCCCTCTAACTCCTCGCCGCCGATCCACCGCCTCCATGTCCCGTCTATCTCCtcctcatcctcctcctccgccgcagCGCTTCGCCAACGCTCAGTCTCTCTCCGATTGGCTCGAGTCGAGACTGCCGTCCGACTCGTTCGCCGCATGGGGAGTCAAACCGGGGACCAAGAACGTGCACAACCTCTGGCTTGAGCTCTCCGACGGCGAGACTTCTCTCGCGGACTCCACCCCTCCGGTCCGCACCGTCAACGTCGTCACGGTCCGTGTGATCGGAGAAGACGGGAAAGTCCTCGTGGAGTCTCACCAGGAGTTGTCCGACGGGAGCGTGCGCGAGAGGTTTCGTCCTTTGTCGGAGAAGATGAAGCCCGAGGAGACTCCCGACGAAGCTGTCTTTCGAGCTATTAAAGAAGAGCTCGGGTCTATCTTTAACGGCGAAAACGACGTCGGAGAGAGGATCAAGATTCTTCCCGGGACTTATAGTAGAAGAGTGGAGGAAAGGAACTCTCTTTCGTATCCGGGATTGCCCGCGCGTTACGCGCTTCACTCGGTGGATGCGACGGTGCGGGGACTTCCGGAGGAAGATTTCTGCACGGAGGAGAAAGAGTATGGCGGTGAGTCAAAGGAAGACTCGGAGGAAACACGAGCTGTCGGAAAAGCTGTGACGGTGAAGCGGCATTACTGGAAGTGGGTTAGTCCCAGTTTG ATATTCTGGCCCCACAGAAGTAATCCAGATTAG
- the LOC106366008 gene encoding uncharacterized protein LOC106366008 isoform X3, whose product MFLGPSPPHTPLLNRRNNHKPPHATVSSALPDLFLAAFSLLFLWSSPKPLVSLPPNRLSFPLTPRRRSTASMSRLSPPHPPPPPQRFANAQSLSDWLESRLPSDSFAAWGVKPGTKNVHNLWLELSDGETSLADSTPPVRTVNVVTVRVIGEDGKVLVESHQELSDGSVRERFRPLSEKMKPEETPDEAVFRAIKEELGSIFNGENDVGERIKILPGTYSRRVEERNSLSYPGLPARYALHSVDATVRGLPEEDFCTEEKEYGGESKEDSEETRAVGKAVTVKRHYWKWVSPSLVRS is encoded by the coding sequence ATGTTCCTCGGCCCATCTCCACCGCACACGCCTCTCCTAAACCGCCGTAACAACCACAAACCTCCTCACGCAACCGTCTCCTCCGCCCTTCCTGACCTCTTCCTCGCAGCGttctctctcctcttcctctGGTCTTCCCCCAAACCTCTCGTCTCCCTCCCTCCCAACAGACTCTCCTTCCCTCTAACTCCTCGCCGCCGATCCACCGCCTCCATGTCCCGTCTATCTCCtcctcatcctcctcctccgccgcagCGCTTCGCCAACGCTCAGTCTCTCTCCGATTGGCTCGAGTCGAGACTGCCGTCCGACTCGTTCGCCGCATGGGGAGTCAAACCGGGGACCAAGAACGTGCACAACCTCTGGCTTGAGCTCTCCGACGGCGAGACTTCTCTCGCGGACTCCACCCCTCCGGTCCGCACCGTCAACGTCGTCACGGTCCGTGTGATCGGAGAAGACGGGAAAGTCCTCGTGGAGTCTCACCAGGAGTTGTCCGACGGGAGCGTGCGCGAGAGGTTTCGTCCTTTGTCGGAGAAGATGAAGCCCGAGGAGACTCCCGACGAAGCTGTCTTTCGAGCTATTAAAGAAGAGCTCGGGTCTATCTTTAACGGCGAAAACGACGTCGGAGAGAGGATCAAGATTCTTCCCGGGACTTATAGTAGAAGAGTGGAGGAAAGGAACTCTCTTTCGTATCCGGGATTGCCCGCGCGTTACGCGCTTCACTCGGTGGATGCGACGGTGCGGGGACTTCCGGAGGAAGATTTCTGCACGGAGGAGAAAGAGTATGGCGGTGAGTCAAAGGAAGACTCGGAGGAAACACGAGCTGTCGGAAAAGCTGTGACGGTGAAGCGGCATTACTGGAAGTGGGTTAGTCCCAGTTTGGTTCGGTCCTAA
- the LOC106366008 gene encoding uncharacterized protein LOC106366008 isoform X2: protein MFLGPSPPHTPLLNRRNNHKPPHATVSSALPDLFLAAFSLLFLWSSPKPLVSLPPNRLSFPLTPRRRSTASMSRLSPPHPPPPPQRFANAQSLSDWLESRLPSDSFAAWGVKPGTKNVHNLWLELSDGETSLADSTPPVRTVNVVTVRVIGEDGKVLVESHQELSDGSVRERFRPLSEKMKPEETPDEAVFRAIKEELGSIFNGENDVGERIKILPGTYSRRVEERNSLSYPGLPARYALHSVDATVRGLPEEDFCTEEKEYGGESKEDSEETRAVGKAVTVKRHYWKWIFWPHRSNPD from the exons ATGTTCCTCGGCCCATCTCCACCGCACACGCCTCTCCTAAACCGCCGTAACAACCACAAACCTCCTCACGCAACCGTCTCCTCCGCCCTTCCTGACCTCTTCCTCGCAGCGttctctctcctcttcctctGGTCTTCCCCCAAACCTCTCGTCTCCCTCCCTCCCAACAGACTCTCCTTCCCTCTAACTCCTCGCCGCCGATCCACCGCCTCCATGTCCCGTCTATCTCCtcctcatcctcctcctccgccgcagCGCTTCGCCAACGCTCAGTCTCTCTCCGATTGGCTCGAGTCGAGACTGCCGTCCGACTCGTTCGCCGCATGGGGAGTCAAACCGGGGACCAAGAACGTGCACAACCTCTGGCTTGAGCTCTCCGACGGCGAGACTTCTCTCGCGGACTCCACCCCTCCGGTCCGCACCGTCAACGTCGTCACGGTCCGTGTGATCGGAGAAGACGGGAAAGTCCTCGTGGAGTCTCACCAGGAGTTGTCCGACGGGAGCGTGCGCGAGAGGTTTCGTCCTTTGTCGGAGAAGATGAAGCCCGAGGAGACTCCCGACGAAGCTGTCTTTCGAGCTATTAAAGAAGAGCTCGGGTCTATCTTTAACGGCGAAAACGACGTCGGAGAGAGGATCAAGATTCTTCCCGGGACTTATAGTAGAAGAGTGGAGGAAAGGAACTCTCTTTCGTATCCGGGATTGCCCGCGCGTTACGCGCTTCACTCGGTGGATGCGACGGTGCGGGGACTTCCGGAGGAAGATTTCTGCACGGAGGAGAAAGAGTATGGCGGTGAGTCAAAGGAAGACTCGGAGGAAACACGAGCTGTCGGAAAAGCTGTGACGGTGAAGCGGCATTACTGGAAGTGG ATATTCTGGCCCCACAGAAGTAATCCAGATTAG